The following are encoded in a window of Paraburkholderia sp. HP33-1 genomic DNA:
- a CDS encoding RNA methyltransferase encodes MDHTHHSSDPAVADLRGGFTSTRFVLVEPSHPGNVGAAARALKTMGFSRLVLVSPRVANVHSDPEAIAMASGADDVLASVHVVPTLADALTGVHWSVALTARLREYGPPQWAPRAAAAAAHEEAVHGEIALVFGNERTGLSNEDVERCSALAHIPANPAYSSLNLAQAVQVLAYELRTAYLSDDETTDGSSAGGAGAAQAESASTRAQMAASDEIESMFAHLESALVALEFLDPANPKKLMSRLRRLFARSGLEREEVNIVRGIARHILLKTKRTD; translated from the coding sequence GTGGATCACACGCACCATTCTTCCGACCCCGCCGTGGCCGATTTGCGCGGCGGCTTTACCTCGACGCGTTTCGTGCTCGTCGAGCCCAGCCATCCGGGCAATGTCGGCGCCGCGGCGCGCGCGCTGAAAACCATGGGTTTTTCGCGGCTCGTGTTGGTGTCCCCGCGCGTGGCGAACGTGCATAGCGATCCCGAAGCAATCGCGATGGCCAGTGGCGCCGACGACGTGCTCGCCTCCGTGCACGTGGTGCCGACGCTCGCCGATGCGCTGACCGGCGTCCACTGGTCGGTCGCGCTGACCGCGCGTCTGCGCGAATACGGACCGCCCCAATGGGCGCCGCGCGCGGCGGCCGCCGCCGCGCACGAAGAGGCGGTACACGGCGAGATCGCGCTGGTGTTCGGCAACGAGCGCACGGGTTTGTCGAACGAGGACGTCGAGCGATGCAGCGCGCTCGCACATATTCCGGCCAATCCCGCCTATAGCTCGCTCAATCTCGCGCAGGCGGTGCAGGTGCTCGCCTACGAGCTACGCACTGCGTATCTCTCTGATGACGAAACGACCGACGGCTCGTCCGCTGGGGGAGCCGGGGCAGCGCAGGCCGAATCCGCCAGTACGCGCGCGCAGATGGCGGCGAGCGACGAGATCGAAAGCATGTTCGCGCATCTGGAAAGCGCACTGGTCGCGCTCGAGTTCCTTGATCCGGCCAATCCGAAGAAGCTCATGTCACGGCTACGTCGGCTCTTCGCGCGCTCAGGCCTGGAGCGCGAGGAGGTCAACATCGTGCGCGGCATCGCCAGGCACATCCTGCTGAAGACGAAGCGGACCGACTGA
- a CDS encoding FKBP-type peptidyl-prolyl cis-trans isomerase, which translates to MKIAKNTVVSVAYKLSDAQGNLIEESEEPMVYLHGGYDGTFPKIEEELDGHEAGFETQIQLEPQDAFGEYDPELVKIEPRDRFPEPLEVGMQFEGTPEDGDEEIDSLVYVVTDVAEDKVVLDGNHPLAGMALRFALTVKDVRPATEDEIEHEHAHGADGLEVLDDDEDEDDEDSSKPTLH; encoded by the coding sequence ATGAAAATCGCAAAGAACACCGTCGTGTCGGTCGCCTACAAGCTATCGGATGCGCAGGGCAATCTGATTGAGGAAAGCGAAGAGCCGATGGTCTATCTGCACGGCGGCTATGATGGCACGTTCCCCAAGATCGAGGAAGAGCTCGACGGCCACGAAGCCGGCTTCGAGACCCAGATCCAGCTCGAACCGCAAGACGCGTTCGGCGAGTACGATCCCGAGCTCGTGAAGATCGAGCCGCGCGATCGCTTCCCGGAACCGCTGGAAGTCGGCATGCAGTTCGAAGGCACACCCGAAGATGGCGACGAGGAAATCGATTCGCTGGTGTACGTGGTGACCGACGTCGCGGAAGACAAGGTCGTGCTCGATGGCAATCATCCGCTCGCCGGCATGGCGCTGCGTTTCGCGTTGACCGTGAAGGACGTGCGTCCTGCTACCGAAGACGAAATCGAACACGAGCACGCGCACGGCGCGGACGGCCTCGAAGTCCTTGACGACGATGAAGACGAGGACGACGAAGACAGCTCAAAACCGACCCTGCACTGA
- a CDS encoding peptidylprolyl isomerase, which produces MKWLMLALGSAALIANAPAFAQSGTQAAHPSVLFKTSEGDFRVELYPEKAPKTVANFLDYVKAGQYSGTIFHRVIPGFMIQGGGYTQSFVEKPTRAPIPLESRSGLKNTTGTISMARTSDPNSATAQFFINTVDNANLDYPNPDGNGYAVFGKVTSGMDVVKRIEATPTTTRGPMSDVPQKAIVIQSATVVSK; this is translated from the coding sequence ATGAAATGGTTGATGTTGGCGCTCGGCAGCGCCGCCCTGATCGCAAATGCACCCGCATTTGCGCAGTCCGGTACGCAGGCCGCCCATCCGTCCGTGCTGTTCAAGACGTCGGAGGGTGACTTCCGCGTCGAGCTGTATCCCGAGAAAGCGCCGAAGACGGTCGCCAATTTCCTCGACTATGTGAAGGCCGGCCAATATAGCGGCACGATCTTTCATCGCGTGATTCCGGGCTTCATGATTCAGGGTGGCGGCTATACGCAGAGCTTCGTCGAGAAGCCGACGCGCGCGCCGATTCCGCTCGAGAGCCGCAGCGGCCTGAAGAACACCACGGGCACGATCTCGATGGCGCGCACCAGCGACCCGAATTCGGCCACCGCGCAGTTCTTCATCAACACGGTGGACAATGCAAATCTCGACTACCCGAATCCGGACGGCAACGGCTACGCGGTGTTCGGCAAGGTCACGAGCGGCATGGACGTCGTGAAGCGCATCGAAGCCACGCCCACCACCACGCGCGGTCCGATGTCCGACGTGCCGCAGAAGGCCATCGTGATCCAGTCGGCGACGGTGGTGAGCAAGTAA
- a CDS encoding metallophosphoesterase, translating into MNWPSRRMRTTDTPRRQLHPRGIRAALRDVLASTGGIVVLAAVCGWTAPAHAETSRFAFAVISDTMHSPADEAATQRLLEAIGRERDVRFIVYNGNLKGPKEVCRDAVFERRHALLDSSRAALFFIPGQHDWVDCGTAEAGGFDPVERLDQMRQTMFADPTSMGQNPIALTRESEVSRFRPFRENVRWVVNDKANDKANDKAGNIVFIGLNAPGPNNHYLSAGGRNGEFEDRVIANAFWLEHAGEYAKRRDARAIVVFIQGDFDPERYERPERFAWLHFAHSSRRDGFLEFKRSLVKLAQIFPGPVVVIHADDERASGGFVIDQPLRNDKGMVVTNLTRIALAPRDRHNQWIQIEADFGRRTPFKVSVRDVPKQMPLPTTPPVLPPASPREESGASMPGAPEMPNVEGFGPASELPPVLQTPGESPDQQPHIPSDQGGGDYGPAISMPPGSILPASPALPASVPPAPATTPRMPASSVQGRF; encoded by the coding sequence ATGAACTGGCCGTCGCGCCGGATGCGGACCACTGACACCCCGAGGCGCCAGCTGCACCCGCGCGGGATTCGCGCGGCGCTGCGCGACGTGCTCGCGTCAACGGGCGGCATCGTTGTGCTCGCGGCAGTGTGCGGGTGGACTGCGCCAGCGCACGCCGAAACCTCGCGCTTCGCGTTCGCGGTGATCTCCGACACGATGCACAGCCCCGCCGACGAAGCGGCCACGCAACGGCTGCTCGAGGCGATCGGGCGCGAGCGCGATGTGCGCTTCATCGTCTACAACGGCAATCTGAAGGGGCCGAAGGAGGTATGCCGCGATGCGGTGTTCGAGCGCCGCCACGCGCTGCTCGACAGCTCGCGCGCGGCCCTCTTCTTTATCCCCGGCCAGCATGACTGGGTCGATTGCGGCACGGCCGAAGCCGGCGGCTTCGATCCGGTCGAGCGGCTCGACCAGATGCGGCAAACAATGTTCGCCGATCCGACATCGATGGGGCAGAACCCGATCGCGCTGACGCGCGAAAGCGAGGTGTCGCGCTTTCGACCGTTCCGCGAAAACGTGCGCTGGGTGGTGAACGACAAAGCGAACGATAAAGCGAACGACAAAGCCGGCAACATCGTCTTCATCGGCCTGAATGCGCCGGGTCCGAACAATCACTACCTGAGCGCGGGCGGCCGCAACGGTGAGTTCGAAGATCGTGTGATCGCCAACGCATTCTGGCTCGAGCACGCGGGCGAATATGCGAAGCGCCGCGACGCCCGCGCGATCGTCGTGTTCATTCAAGGCGACTTCGACCCCGAGCGTTACGAGCGGCCCGAACGGTTCGCATGGCTGCACTTCGCACACAGCTCGCGCCGTGACGGCTTTCTCGAATTCAAGCGCAGTCTCGTCAAGCTCGCGCAGATTTTCCCCGGACCCGTAGTCGTCATTCATGCCGACGACGAACGCGCTTCGGGCGGTTTTGTCATCGACCAGCCGCTACGCAACGACAAGGGAATGGTCGTGACGAATCTCACGCGCATTGCACTTGCGCCGCGTGATCGTCATAACCAGTGGATTCAGATTGAAGCGGATTTCGGCAGGAGGACGCCGTTCAAGGTCAGCGTGCGCGACGTGCCGAAGCAGATGCCCCTTCCGACCACGCCGCCGGTCTTGCCGCCCGCCTCGCCGCGCGAGGAATCCGGCGCGTCGATGCCGGGTGCGCCGGAGATGCCGAATGTGGAAGGGTTCGGGCCGGCTTCGGAATTGCCGCCGGTATTGCAGACGCCCGGAGAGTCGCCGGACCAGCAGCCGCACATCCCGTCCGACCAGGGTGGTGGCGACTACGGGCCCGCGATTTCGATGCCGCCGGGGTCGATACTGCCAGCGTCGCCAGCCTTGCCGGCATCGGTGCCGCCTGCCCCCGCGACGACACCGCGCATGCCTGCAAGCTCAGTGCAGGGTCGGTTTTGA
- a CDS encoding inositol monophosphatase family protein, whose amino-acid sequence MHPMLNIAVKAARRAAQIINRASLDLDLIQVSKKQHNDFVTEVDKASEAAIIETLKTAYPDHAILAEESGKSDHESEYQWIIDPLDGTTNFIHGFPYYCVSIALAHKGVVTQAVVYDPNHNDLFTASRGRGAFLNDRRLRVARRDRLADCLIGTGFPFRAQDSLESYGRQFAEMTEACAGLRRPGAAALDLAYVAAGRMDGFFEQGLSAWDVAAGSLLITEAGGLVGNYTGDSDFLHVGEVVAGNPKVYAQMIPILSRFSRTHQQSA is encoded by the coding sequence ATGCATCCCATGCTCAATATCGCTGTGAAGGCCGCGCGCCGCGCAGCTCAGATCATCAACCGCGCGTCGCTCGATCTCGACCTGATCCAGGTCAGCAAGAAGCAGCACAACGATTTCGTCACGGAGGTCGACAAAGCGTCCGAAGCGGCGATCATCGAAACGCTGAAGACCGCCTATCCCGATCACGCCATCCTCGCCGAAGAGTCGGGCAAGTCGGACCACGAGTCCGAATACCAGTGGATCATCGATCCGCTCGACGGCACCACCAACTTCATCCACGGCTTCCCGTACTACTGCGTGTCGATCGCGCTCGCTCACAAAGGCGTCGTCACGCAGGCCGTCGTCTACGATCCGAACCACAACGATCTGTTCACCGCATCGCGCGGCCGTGGCGCGTTCCTCAACGATCGCCGCCTCCGCGTAGCGAGGCGTGACCGCCTTGCCGACTGCCTGATCGGCACCGGTTTCCCGTTCCGCGCGCAGGACAGCCTCGAATCGTACGGCCGCCAGTTCGCCGAAATGACCGAAGCCTGCGCGGGTCTGCGCCGTCCGGGTGCTGCCGCGCTCGATCTGGCCTACGTCGCAGCCGGCCGCATGGACGGTTTCTTCGAGCAGGGCCTGAGCGCATGGGACGTCGCGGCGGGCAGCCTGCTGATCACCGAAGCCGGCGGTCTGGTCGGCAACTACACGGGCGATTCGGACTTCCTGCACGTCGGCGAAGTCGTCGCGGGCAACCCGAAGGTCTACGCGCAGATGATTCCTATCCTGTCGCGCTTCAGCCGCACGCATCAGCAGTCGGCTTGA
- a CDS encoding peptidylprolyl isomerase, producing the protein MVELHTNHGVIKLELDAEKAPKSVENFLNYVKAGHYDNTVFHRVIDGFMIQGGGFEPGMKQKPTAEPITNEANNGLKNESGSIAMARTNDPHSATAQFFINVNDNDFLNHSSPTPQGWGYAVFGKVVEGMDVVEKIKKVKTGSKGFHQDVPVDDVVIEKAVIVG; encoded by the coding sequence ATGGTTGAACTGCATACGAACCACGGCGTCATCAAACTCGAACTGGACGCTGAAAAGGCGCCGAAGTCGGTCGAGAACTTCCTGAACTACGTGAAGGCCGGCCACTATGACAACACGGTGTTTCACCGCGTAATCGACGGCTTCATGATCCAGGGCGGCGGCTTCGAACCCGGCATGAAGCAGAAGCCGACGGCCGAGCCGATCACCAACGAAGCGAACAACGGTCTGAAGAACGAGAGCGGCTCGATCGCGATGGCGCGTACCAACGACCCGCATTCGGCGACCGCGCAATTCTTCATCAACGTGAACGACAATGACTTCCTGAACCACTCGTCGCCGACGCCGCAAGGCTGGGGCTACGCGGTATTCGGCAAGGTCGTCGAAGGCATGGACGTCGTCGAGAAGATCAAGAAGGTCAAGACCGGCTCGAAGGGTTTCCATCAGGACGTGCCGGTTGATGACGTCGTGATCGAAAAGGCTGTCATCGTCGGCTAA
- a CDS encoding tetratricopeptide repeat protein, translating to MKHSSGRARSAATLVATAFGGVVGGVTFEAARTLAWRVTVVAALAVVPVASAYAQKAAVMPQGPAVRDNTPEIDASIAQQNWQAALTQLDARVAANPRDAQAKFKRANVLVHLNRDDEAIAAFTELTQLYPELPEPYNNLATLFARQGRLTEARAALEMATQVNPNYGLAFENLGDLYLRLADAAYRRAQSLGKASPRTAQRLAEIQKVVSPATPAPAASQPAATIEPTAHPTSDITDSPSFQFGGPNGSLAMPPYMAPSR from the coding sequence ATGAAACACTCCAGCGGCCGCGCGCGCAGCGCTGCGACCCTCGTCGCGACTGCGTTTGGCGGCGTTGTCGGCGGCGTTACTTTCGAAGCGGCGCGCACCCTCGCGTGGCGCGTCACCGTGGTTGCCGCGCTTGCCGTGGTGCCGGTCGCGAGCGCCTATGCCCAGAAGGCCGCGGTGATGCCGCAAGGCCCCGCCGTACGCGACAATACGCCCGAAATCGACGCCTCCATCGCGCAGCAAAACTGGCAAGCCGCACTGACCCAACTCGATGCGCGCGTCGCCGCGAATCCGCGCGACGCGCAGGCGAAGTTCAAACGGGCAAACGTGCTCGTGCATCTGAATCGCGACGACGAGGCGATCGCCGCGTTCACCGAACTCACGCAGCTTTATCCCGAATTGCCCGAGCCGTACAACAACCTCGCGACGCTCTTTGCGAGGCAGGGTCGCCTGACCGAAGCGCGCGCCGCGCTGGAGATGGCCACCCAGGTCAATCCGAACTACGGCCTGGCATTCGAGAATCTTGGCGACCTCTATCTGCGCCTCGCCGATGCCGCATACCGTCGCGCGCAGAGCCTCGGCAAGGCGAGCCCGAGGACCGCGCAGCGTCTGGCGGAGATCCAGAAAGTGGTGTCGCCGGCGACGCCCGCCCCCGCGGCTTCGCAGCCCGCGGCCACGATCGAGCCCACCGCGCACCCCACGTCGGACATCACGGACAGCCCGAGCTTCCAGTTCGGTGGCCCGAATGGCTCGCTCGCCATGCCGCCGTACATGGCGCCGTCGCGCTGA
- the cysE gene encoding serine O-acetyltransferase, translating into MFTRLREDIATIRERDPAARSAWEVLTCYPGLHALVLHRFAHTCWRAKRRWLARFVSQMARFMTGIEIHPGATLGRRVFIDHGMGVVIGETAQIGDDCTIYQGVTLGGTSLTRGAKRHPTLERGVIVGAGAKVLGGFTVGADAKIGSNAVVTKPVPARGTAVGNPARIIVPAAPVTEAASGANAGSNHATRDAKRGSEISAFCAYGITPNADDPVSLAIHGLIDHAATQARRIDEIVAALERLGSSLEGLQGADAALLDLRRLSAAIAGKVDGVAAER; encoded by the coding sequence ATGTTCACGAGACTTCGCGAAGATATCGCCACGATCCGCGAGCGCGATCCCGCTGCCCGCAGTGCATGGGAAGTGCTCACGTGTTATCCGGGGCTGCACGCGCTCGTGCTGCATCGGTTCGCGCATACGTGCTGGCGCGCGAAGCGCCGCTGGCTCGCGCGTTTCGTGTCGCAGATGGCGCGCTTCATGACCGGCATCGAGATCCATCCGGGGGCGACGCTCGGGCGGCGCGTGTTCATCGATCATGGCATGGGCGTCGTGATAGGCGAAACTGCGCAAATCGGTGACGACTGCACGATCTACCAGGGCGTGACGCTTGGCGGCACGTCGCTCACGCGCGGCGCGAAGCGGCATCCGACGCTCGAGCGTGGCGTGATCGTCGGTGCGGGCGCGAAGGTGCTCGGCGGCTTCACGGTCGGTGCGGACGCGAAGATCGGCTCGAACGCGGTCGTGACGAAACCGGTGCCCGCGCGTGGCACGGCGGTTGGCAATCCGGCGCGGATCATCGTGCCGGCGGCGCCGGTCACTGAGGCCGCGAGCGGTGCGAACGCCGGGTCGAACCATGCCACGCGCGACGCGAAGCGCGGCAGCGAAATCAGCGCGTTCTGCGCGTACGGCATCACGCCGAACGCGGACGATCCGGTGTCGCTCGCGATTCACGGTCTGATCGATCATGCGGCTACGCAGGCGCGGCGTATCGATGAAATCGTCGCCGCGCTCGAGCGGCTTGGCTCGAGCCTCGAAGGACTGCAAGGCGCCGATGCGGCGTTGCTCGACTTGCGACGGCTGTCGGCAGCGATCGCGGGGAAGGTGGATGGGGTAGCGGCGGAGCGCTAG
- a CDS encoding UDP-2,3-diacylglucosamine diphosphatase — MLQETPLRSVAAGVPGEGQRPHAARPFFFLSDLHLSGDIPRTVAAFEHFVRVNADVADSVFILGDLFEYWVGDDMLSEPFVARIAALLHTLSERGIALYIMHGNRDFLLGKRFMKAAGAIWLPDPFVITAFGTRIALAHGDGLCTADRGYQLFRRFARNRLAQTLFLAWPFRWRRKLAENMRSKSEQGRTRPMAIRYDVTPKGVAALFKTSKTATIIHGHTHLPARHREPGGTRWVLPDWDLDHGQRRGGYLKIDADGFRVLPLD, encoded by the coding sequence ATGCTGCAAGAGACGCCGCTGCGAAGCGTCGCCGCGGGCGTGCCGGGCGAGGGCCAACGCCCGCACGCCGCGCGCCCATTCTTCTTCCTCTCCGATCTGCATCTGAGCGGGGATATTCCGCGCACGGTCGCCGCGTTCGAGCATTTCGTCCGCGTGAACGCCGACGTGGCCGATTCGGTGTTCATCCTCGGTGATCTGTTCGAGTACTGGGTCGGCGACGACATGCTGAGCGAGCCGTTCGTCGCGCGTATTGCGGCGTTGCTGCACACGCTTTCCGAGCGCGGCATCGCGCTCTACATCATGCACGGCAATCGCGACTTCCTGCTGGGCAAGCGCTTCATGAAAGCGGCCGGCGCGATCTGGCTACCCGATCCGTTCGTGATCACCGCGTTCGGCACGCGCATCGCGCTCGCGCATGGCGATGGTCTGTGCACCGCGGATCGCGGCTATCAACTATTCAGACGCTTCGCGCGCAATCGGCTCGCGCAGACGCTGTTTCTCGCGTGGCCGTTTCGCTGGCGCCGCAAGCTTGCCGAGAACATGCGCTCGAAGAGCGAGCAAGGTCGCACGCGGCCGATGGCGATCAGGTATGACGTAACGCCGAAAGGTGTCGCCGCGCTGTTCAAAACATCGAAGACGGCGACGATCATTCATGGGCACACGCATCTGCCCGCGCGGCATCGCGAGCCGGGTGGCACGCGCTGGGTCCTGCCGGACTGGGATCTCGATCACGGCCAGCGCCGTGGCGGCTATCTGAAGATCGATGCCGACGGGTTTCGGGTATTGCCGCTGGATTGA
- the mutS gene encoding DNA mismatch repair protein MutS, giving the protein MGIQTAAANDVAQHTPMMQQYLRIKAEHPGTLVFYRMGDFYELFFDDAEKAARLLDLTLTQRGASAGNPIKMAGVPHHSVEQYLAKLVKLGESVAICEQIGDPATSKGPVERKVMRVVTPGTLTDAALLSDKSDVYLLALCVAHNRRGVATSVGLAWLNLASGALRLAEVAPDQVAAALERIRPAEILVADATVDSASWAPPVNAGALKRVPAWHFDITSGTKRLCDQLEVASLDGFGAHSLGCACGAAGALLLYAASTQGQQLRHVRSLKVEHESEYIGLDPATRRNLELTETLRGTESPTLCSLLDTCCTTMGSRLLRHWLHHPPRDSALAQARQQAIGALLDAPPGADLDTLRSALRQISDIERITGRLALLSARPRDLSSLRDTFIALPALRAQLAAVASNADSLARIDAALEPPQACVELLIRAVAQEPAAMVRDGGVIARGYDAELDELRDISENCGQFLIDLEARERARTGINNLRVEYNKVHGFYIEVTRGQTDKVPDDYRRRQTLKNAERYITPELKTFEDKALSAQERALARERGLYDALLQSLLPFIPDCQRVALALAELDLLAAFGERARALDWVAPTFSANAGIDIEQGRHPVVEAQVEQFIANDCTLATERKLLLITGPNMGGKSTFMRQTALIALLAYVGSYVPARRATFGPIDRIFTRIGAADDLAGGRSTFMVEMTEAAAILNDATPQSLVLMDEIGRGTSTFDGLALAWAIARHLLAHNGCYTLFATHYFELTQLPAEFPHAANVHLSAVEHGHGIVFLHAVNEGPANQSYGLQVAQLAGVPNAVIRAARKHLAHLEQQSAAQPAPQLDLFAAPSPMLVEDADDDNDADSSATSASPAMQTLVARLRGIDPNDLRPREALDLLYELHELAVAPDADH; this is encoded by the coding sequence ATGGGCATTCAAACCGCAGCGGCCAACGACGTCGCACAACACACGCCGATGATGCAGCAGTACCTGCGCATCAAGGCGGAGCATCCGGGCACGCTGGTGTTCTACCGGATGGGCGACTTCTACGAACTCTTTTTCGACGACGCGGAGAAAGCCGCGCGCCTGCTCGACCTGACGCTCACGCAGCGCGGCGCGTCGGCGGGCAATCCGATCAAGATGGCCGGGGTGCCGCATCACTCGGTCGAGCAGTATCTGGCCAAGCTCGTGAAGCTCGGCGAATCCGTTGCGATTTGCGAACAGATCGGCGACCCGGCCACGTCGAAAGGCCCGGTCGAGCGCAAGGTCATGCGCGTGGTCACGCCGGGCACGCTGACCGACGCCGCGCTGCTGTCCGACAAGAGCGACGTCTATCTGCTCGCGCTGTGCGTCGCGCACAATCGCCGCGGTGTCGCGACGAGCGTCGGTCTCGCGTGGCTCAACCTCGCGAGCGGCGCGCTGCGCCTTGCCGAAGTCGCGCCCGATCAGGTCGCTGCCGCACTGGAGCGCATCCGCCCCGCGGAAATTCTGGTCGCCGATGCCACCGTCGATTCGGCCAGTTGGGCACCCCCCGTCAACGCCGGCGCGCTCAAGCGCGTGCCCGCCTGGCACTTCGATATTACGTCGGGCACGAAGCGCCTGTGCGATCAGCTCGAAGTCGCGAGCCTCGATGGCTTCGGCGCGCATTCGCTCGGTTGCGCATGCGGCGCGGCCGGCGCGTTGCTGCTGTACGCGGCGTCCACGCAGGGCCAGCAGTTGCGTCACGTGCGCAGCCTGAAGGTCGAACACGAATCCGAATACATCGGTCTCGACCCGGCCACGCGCCGTAATCTCGAACTTACGGAGACGCTGCGCGGCACCGAATCGCCGACCCTGTGCTCGCTGCTCGACACCTGCTGCACGACGATGGGTAGCCGCCTGCTGCGCCACTGGCTGCATCATCCGCCGCGCGATTCGGCGCTCGCGCAGGCGCGTCAGCAGGCGATCGGTGCGTTGCTCGACGCGCCGCCGGGCGCCGATCTCGATACGTTGCGCAGCGCGTTGCGGCAGATTTCGGACATCGAACGGATCACCGGACGTCTCGCGCTGCTGTCGGCGCGGCCGCGCGACCTGTCGAGCCTGCGAGATACCTTCATCGCGCTGCCTGCGTTGCGCGCGCAGCTCGCGGCGGTGGCATCGAACGCGGATTCGCTCGCGCGCATCGACGCGGCGCTCGAACCGCCGCAAGCGTGCGTCGAACTGCTCATTCGCGCGGTCGCGCAGGAGCCGGCCGCGATGGTGCGCGACGGCGGCGTCATCGCGCGTGGATACGACGCCGAACTCGACGAGCTGCGTGATATTTCTGAGAACTGCGGGCAGTTCCTGATCGATCTCGAAGCACGCGAACGCGCGCGCACCGGCATCAACAATCTGCGCGTCGAGTACAACAAGGTGCACGGCTTCTATATCGAAGTCACGCGCGGCCAGACCGACAAGGTGCCCGACGACTATCGCCGGCGGCAAACGCTGAAGAACGCCGAGCGCTACATCACACCCGAGCTGAAGACTTTCGAGGACAAGGCGCTGTCTGCGCAGGAACGCGCACTCGCTCGCGAACGCGGGCTGTACGACGCATTGCTGCAATCGTTGCTGCCGTTCATTCCCGACTGTCAGCGCGTTGCGCTCGCGCTCGCCGAACTCGATCTGCTCGCCGCGTTCGGCGAACGCGCCCGCGCGCTCGACTGGGTCGCACCGACGTTCTCGGCCAACGCGGGCATCGACATCGAGCAGGGCCGACATCCGGTCGTCGAGGCGCAGGTCGAGCAGTTCATCGCCAACGACTGCACGCTCGCGACCGAGCGCAAGCTGCTGCTGATCACCGGCCCGAACATGGGCGGTAAGTCGACCTTCATGCGCCAGACCGCGCTGATCGCACTGCTCGCGTACGTGGGCAGCTACGTGCCGGCGCGGCGCGCGACCTTCGGACCGATCGACCGCATCTTCACGCGCATCGGCGCGGCCGACGACCTCGCCGGCGGCCGCTCGACCTTCATGGTCGAGATGACCGAAGCGGCCGCCATCCTCAACGACGCGACACCGCAAAGCCTCGTGCTGATGGACGAGATCGGCCGCGGCACGTCGACGTTCGACGGCCTCGCACTCGCGTGGGCGATCGCGCGGCATCTGCTCGCGCACAACGGCTGCTACACGCTGTTCGCGACGCACTACTTCGAGCTGACGCAACTGCCCGCGGAGTTTCCGCACGCGGCCAACGTGCATCTGTCGGCGGTCGAGCATGGGCACGGCATCGTGTTCCTGCACGCGGTCAACGAAGGGCCAGCCAATCAGAGCTACGGCCTGCAGGTCGCGCAGCTCGCCGGCGTGCCGAACGCGGTGATCCGCGCGGCGCGCAAGCATCTCGCGCATCTGGAGCAGCAATCGGCCGCGCAGCCCGCGCCGCAGCTCGATCTGTTTGCCGCGCCGTCACCGATGCTCGTCGAAGACGCAGACGACGACAACGATGCCGATTCCAGCGCGACATCAGCGTCACCCGCGATGCAGACACTCGTCGCGCGCCTTCGCGGCATCGACCCGAATGATCTGCGGCCGCGCGAAGCGCTCGATCTGCTGTACGAATTGCATGAACTGGCCGTCGCGCCGGATGCGGACCACTGA